The genomic window aagaaataaacaaaaaatatagatctttattaattttgtaatatTATTAAGGAATCTGTTAAGGCAAAACAGCCCTtgtgcaaaaatataaattatactaGTTTATGCACAACAAAATCAGTTATATAATACTGAACATTTAAGTTAATCTGAATGAAATTGAACTCGGATATCTTAAGTAAGGTTTGACTTTGAAATTTCTGAATGAAAAAAATGTGGTTAAGAGAcaagattttactaaaaatgGTTAGTGAAATTATTGCAAAAGTCGGTAAATACTTCGCATTACATAAAAGACCAATTCTATGATATTGTAAAAAAGacagtaaaaaaaatgatatttaaaaaataagtactCAATATGTAAAATCTGAATTGGTGCTTCTCTTCTTTGTGTTGAATATTCACAAAAGAGTCCTTCAATGTTTGTGAATATGTAGAAGCATTCAAAATGATTGAAGAAGATtcaacaaagtaaaaaaatgaaattaaaggacaattaattgaaagaagaaaagaatatCAAGAGCAAAAATGGACTTTGAGACAAGATTGAAAAAGTTAATCATCAATATAATTCATTGATATTCCGATATACATAAAGTCTAGCTAGTAATCcatgaaaaaaattgttatactCTCCCATAATATCCAAGCCATAAGCTATTTACACCCCACCATGAATCAAAGGAAGAAGgctaaaattaagaaaattacaaaaaagagaaagaaccAAATCTTGTTTCTATTCTCATGGAACAAAGTTTGGACTTCTAAGTCTTAAAAACCTCAACTAAACTAAACTACTTATAGCTACTCATGCCAACATAGAAGCATGACCACACACCTTCTAATAATGTATAGCCTAGCCCTTTGTTCCTTAAGGACTCCACCAAGTCCTCtacttgatgatgatgatagtcTTGATCTTTTTGAGCCTCCAATTGTACCCATCTTCATATTTTAGAGTCAAAGATTGTTCAAACTCTTAGAAATGAAAAGGGGGtgtgtctcttttttttttttttaagaagttgaGTTGTTTGTTAAGTGAATGAGTTGGTTTTTAGAATTGTGGTGTGTGATGGGTTCTTATAGAACTTGAGTTAGTGGTCCTAGCCCACGTTGGTCTTAGTAAAGAGGTACCGATGGGGTATGAAAGAGTGTGCAATGcctccaaaaccaccagacaaaCATCAATAGGGTCCCACCTTACCATTTTGGAATCCTTACCATACCCAAATAAAAGgggatacataaaaaaaaacaaagccAACCAATTCAACAATGTCTCTCTTTCTTACATTGTGCTATGTCACACTCTATGAATCCTAATCCTAATCCTATATGCCTAGACACCACCCACCATCTTGATAATGGGTCTTCCATTTCAATTCTACTATGTTGTGTAGAATTTTATTCGATTAAACGTACTCTTCATATGTATCTTTGATTGTAACGTTTTTACGTTAATTTAGTCTTTagatatgtatttttttatcagtttaatctataaaattattttaaaaaacatacTAAACATATTTCGGAAGATGTTCGACTCTCgtatttaatgattaaaatgattatttactccattttattttgtttcttaccATTCATAAGATGCCCTCAATTTGTGCATGATAGGTGAGTTTCTAGTTGCCCTATGAGGACAAAAGTCTTTTCTCCTTTTGCTATAATGCTTCttattttgttgtttctctCTATCTTTGGTTGGATCCACTTAATGAGGGACATGACTAATGGATAGGGGTTTGGTTTTGTTGAATCTTACACAAGATTTCATTACAACAACCATTTGAATGGTTATAGATCATAATAAACTCtaacttattattattacctTGACTCTATAGAAAAGGTACACATAATTAGGGCCCAGTTTATCAACATCAAGGTTTGCATTCCATAGTAATCATCATGCTTATTCAGTATTTCAGTGGTTACAAAAGTTCATAAATTATTGCAAGTCTTGAGTGATCATTCACGCAATTTAAACTCTTAAAATGAAATTGAATCGTTCACATCTCAATTTCAATAATTTGACTCCAAAATGCGGAATGTCCAATCTTCATCTGACGGACCATATATCATTTGTGACTATGGTCACCAATACCCGTCAAGATGAAAACATGAATTTCATTAGTTTGAGTTACCAAAATCTAAAAATCACCATTTATATGATTTAAAGATTTCATCAAATTTATGTGTCCTATCTTCTTTGATTTTAAATCACATACACTATTTGAATTATTTGAGGTCTTTTTGGAATTATTAGCTGTATGATTTTTTGTTGAGATTAATTCAAACCCTTTAAGCAAAAGCTGCATAATGGATATCCAAGACCAAAACAAACCGAATATCAAAGTATGTTACAGAATTCTGACAGTTTTGGAGCAGACTGCAAGAATATATAGAAGCAGCATATTTGTGCATCAGCTAAGACTTTGAATCACAAGATTCTTATTATTAGGCCACAATTTTCTGACCCTTCACATTGTCTTGTGTTATATCCAAAATtagtataagaaaaaaaaaatagaaaatcaaaataaatactatTATTAGAATCTCTTGCTccaaaattctataaaaataagGTAAAGTGGCTTTTGCATGAGCCTGAAAGCATATTGCTAATGTAATGAATCAAAAGTgggaattttttaattttaatttcttctgCAAGATCATAGAAAGCTAAGAAAAGTAGACAAGGACGTAAGTTTCAAGCTTTTGACTTGAGATTCCATATGAAGGGACACGagattttatataaaatatactaataaaaGTGATATAATCACAGTTAACTAagtgattaattaaattaatcatGAAAATTGCACGGGTTGATCATCCACTTGTTTTACCTCATGCAACCTTTTCTTCCAACGGCTTGTTCTAATGACAatcttattgttttttaatctTTCTTGTCTATAGTCTTAATTCAAGTATTAATTAAGAACTTAAGTCCTGTTTCGATAAACAACATCCTATtttgataaacaacttatttgaaactaaattatttttgtatatgctattagttgttttcataagttatcttgAAACTAacttatgaataaaaaataaaaacacttaTGAACAatttcataagttattttcagaAGTTCTCCTTTCAAGTCTCACAAAACTTGTAtcaatagataaactcaaataagtcaatccaaacaaaactTTAGCATCCAGTAAATGCTTGTCTAGAATTTCTTTGTTCCAATCTTTTTCATTTGACACAAAATTCCTCTTCATGTCATTTTGCAAATTTCCATTGCTTAATGTCAAACTTCTATGTACAAAAAGTTTCTGTAAGTTTAGTAAAGTATGAGTGACTTAACAGTAATTTCTTCCTAATTTTATTGCTTCATTCTTTTGAGTTAAGcatgtaacttttttttgtctttttactACTCTGACATGTAGTGAACTTAAGCAATTGTCTCTACAAAACAATAGTAGTAAAATTCAAGGTAGAATCACTTTACTTCTTTCTACATTTGAATTATGAGCTATCGGTGcatttgtttataattgaaAGTGTGAGACAAAATGAAACCGTGGTCTCTAGTAAAAACATTAGAGACAAGAGGTGGTAACATTAATGTCTGAAATACTCTGTAATCAAAGTGGTCCAACGTTGGtgtagtactccctccgtcccaaaatataagcaaaaagttgTCAACtaaagtgaatgtatttagttaaaaatttagtccaaatacattcactttggtttaccactttttgcttatattttgggacggagtagtatttagtatattttgaaattcataaaaaattggTCGGTTGTAGTAAACAAGAAAGTCAGGGTTGCACGTGAAGTTTTCGTGATTCACAACACCATTGCCTGCGGTATAATCAAACCATAAAAATACTATTAATCTTCCTATTATTTGCTTCTAATACACCATCACAGTCACTCTTTCTGACCCCTAAGTTAGTACTACTTAGCTAAATGTTCATTGATTTATGATTTATCTATATTTCAACTAATAACATAATTGTTGAAAGGTTATCGTCTCTGTGAACTCACTTCAGTTAGTAGGGACATCGCATTTTATATGGAAAAGTTGAGGTTCAAACTTTGAACACTTCACATATTCACCTTTAAAATGTGGCAAAAAGGTAGTGTGAAAGAGTGTGTGGTTTTAACTTTTGTAagtattgtatttttgttatctaaccaatgttttaaaatctaaattagTATCAAATGTATGAGATCTTCAAATCATAGTTCAATCGGATCAGCTGAATCAATTCAACCCGTTGAACGgatcataaataaataactgTAAAGTACTACTATAATGAAATATTAAAAAGGGTTAGACCAACTGCGGTTTAACCCTTGTTCAATCAAGCTACAATTTAAAGAGGATTGAACCAGCCAATAAACTGATCGATTCTTAGTTCAACCGACTGAACCGGCTCATTTCgtctgatttttaaaacatgGGTTATGGGTTTTATGTTTCTTGAGCTACAATCATATCTCCATTCCTCTTTTTGATACTTGTTTCTTGAGGAATTAACTTAAACTCAGCAAATGTTCCTTCACTCTCATTCTAAATATTCAAACAACAACCTTTATTAGTGAAAGATTTTAGTCTAAGGATAAAGATTTTTCAATATGTGGCAACTGTTGATTTGGTTAAGGCAGTTTTAGCATCAACAGGTAACAAATATGAATGTAAGGAAGCTTCTTCTATTGAGTGCtacaacacacacacacactgtaGCTTGCTAGTTAAGTAATGTATACAGTTAGTTTCCCTTATGTACGAACACAGTACTACTAGCACTTCAAAATGTTTATTGATAGCTGATAATTTACTACTACTTAGACAGCATGACTCATAATAGCTGGTTATGAAGCATTGACAGCTCTAGTCACTGTTGTTAACAATTGCCTAAGGTCCCCACAGCTCCTACCTAGATAACAATACATATTCAACTTTGGAATTCAAGTCACAGCTAATTCATGTGAATTCTTATGTGATTATCTTTACTAGTTTATGAAGCAAAAATATGAAATCttcaaacataattttaatatcttatattattatttattatgatataaatatgagaaattcccattttttttatgttttctttgtttACAATGGAGTTGACATCGAATCCAGGACCTCTAGCATACAACCCCttatcactagaccaaacctagtgacttaatTTCCATGTTATTCAAACAAATATTAGATAGAGTATCAAAACATTTAATGGGGTGCTAGCAAACTATGTTCAGTttacacaaataataataaatgaattgCAAAATTTAAAGAGGAAAATTAGCCAttgaagttgttttttttttttgctaagtAGCTTAATGGCTAGAAATTCACCTCTTGAGATGAATAAGAGGGAGATCCCAGGTTCGAACTTTggccctgcatataaaatgcaatatccCTACCAATTGAACTATGCTCACGGGACTCAATTGAAGATTTTGTATTTAGGAATATAGATAAGAATGGCAGTGACAACTGACAACAATTTTATGTTGGTCATTTATGAAATAGTTATTGCCTCACATTTAGTGATAAGTATGAGTAATCTTAACCATTCAGAAAAATGTACTAGATTATGTAATCTAAGACTAAGACTAATAACACTTGGCTACAAAGAGTTTGTCCCTATTCTTCAGTCATGATCATGGAATTACTCAAAACTTCTGTAAATCCGGAGTAGGATCTTATGTTTCAAGTAAAGTGGTCATATTTCACTCAATCAAATGAAATATAAACATTAAAGTGAGAAGTTACAATGTCTTTTCATGTTCTATAAAGTCTAATTAGTTCTAATGGGATATCACAGCTGTCAAGAagaaatattaaacaaaaaaagtgTCATATTAAGGTAATGTCATGTTATTTTCACGATTATGATCATTCAACACCTTCTCAGAACATATCTAACATAAAGGAGATTCACACGTGTGGTCAAAAGATTCCAGTTACATCTCTATCAGAATCaagtctttttcttttcttttcacataaaataaaacagtaTTCTCTATTCTTTTCCACACAAAAAAACAGAATTCTTCATTATCAAGGTAATTTAATGGTAATACAGACAAAATTCTTACATATATTGTAATCATTTACAATCTTCATTTTCTCTGAGGATCGATCTGTTCATGAAAAGGCTGTTTGGAAACTGTTGAGGTCATTTGTTAGATCAGGAACTTCGGTTCAACAGTAAACAGATATGAaaaatcggtgacaatgaacaCACGAGACTTGATCACGGGGTTAGGCTAATTGTACACTGATAGAGTACATTTCTATTATTCAAGTTAGGGTTTATACGATACAATTGTGTTTAAATTCTCACTCGTTCAAACAACCTAGCCACTTATCAGTAAACTATGAGTCATATccaaaataattgaattttgtcCAAAAGAGTTTTTATATTGTAAACTTGACCGTGATATTGAACCTCAAGTTCTAACCTGTTCCTATAATTTTGAATAATCGAAAATCACAGCAGCCAATTTATGTCGAAGACAGACATAAGTACAATTGGTCAAATTCTATGATCAATCACTTATGATCTTATGCGAGTTTCTTTTATCTCTGTCGAACTGAATTTGTTGTTCTAACATATTTTCATATCATATTTATCTGTTATAACTTTTTCGCTTTTTCAAGTTGTTGAGGATCAGCACATGTTCCTTCACTCTCGCACCTCTCATTAGTGTGAGAGCATCAGAATCAATGTTCCTTAGTTTAAACATATTGACAAGTTTTGGGTAaaacttgtatatatatattttgtcttCTTGCCATTGAGATGGCATATAATAACTGTTATTAATATTTACATGGAGTTcaatacaaaaattaattttgataagGAGAATGAAAGCTAGTCATCAGTATTTGATATTAGGCATTATAAGAAAGATTATACCAGCACCAAAGATATTGAATCTGTTGAGATTATTATCATTATCAGCAACAAAAGACAACATCATCGTATGAGAAAGGAAGTTATATATCTGATTCTAGTGAACCGTGGTTACCGGCTAGTATTAAGAAATGTTGAACCTGCCATAGGACTGAGGAAAGTGCAGTTGCAACTTGCAATTCACACAGCTGATGCAGATAGAGTTTGTATGCTCATGATATACTGCTCTGCAGGTGCATCATTTCTGAAATGGAAGGATCACATACTAGTCAATTATGTACCAAAATACATTTGGATGTTACGTCAGGTTTCTACATGAGAGTATACCACACATATTTGGTTTCTACATTtggtttattaaaataaatcatgTTGATTATAGTTATCAAATCAAGATTCAAATCATGAATTTCGGAGACATATTTTTCAAATCGTGAATCGAATCTTATTAATCGTATGATacattatcaataaaaatatgatatttttaagtAAAATCAAGTGACATAGAAAAACTATAAGCTGGGCCtgttatatctctaaaaaaaaagtgGCTTACCACAGTAAGTTCAGGTTGTGATTCTTTATAATGAATTGAGATTAAAGACGAGATTCATGTCCCAAATATACCCACAAAGAGATTCATATTGATTTAGGTTCAAATGTATCGAACATGTACCGTAAGATATTGATATTGAAATACAAATGTCAGCACCAGCGTGCTCTAACATAATACAGTTTGCAGTTATAGGGTGATAAGGTCATCTTGTATAAAAAGCTTTTTAAGcagtttaataatttataccCAATTATAACTACAGGATTATCCTATTGTAGACAAATAAAGTCTGTATTATGTGCTTCGTATTAACTGAATGAACCCAATTATCCGAATTCTAACAATATCTTTGCTTGTCACCTTATAGAGCAAAAAATTGTTAAATCCGTATTTGGCCATCATCTGCATAACTTGTTCTGTATTTGCAGACATAATATGGGGTCTAGGCTACATATAATTGGCAACATAGAAAACAATTTTGTTCAGTTTCTACTGAAAATtaccaaataaataaaacagTTTCTAAATATGAACAATCCACATTTCCCCCTCATTGTTATTGCACCTTCCTCACCATACAAAATGGAATAATAGGATGACAAATATCTATAGTGAGTTCTCCATGATTAGTTCATCATCTATAGTTTTTACAACCAAACCattttgattaaaattggaTTACTAAGATCTTCCTGCAGTAACCATTTATCTGCACGGAATCCATTTCCGTCAAAAGTAGGATTCTTCACTGTAGGGAATCTTGATATCCCTTGAATATCCAGTTGGGTGATTGATAGCGGTACTTTGGTACATGTCACTTCCAGAAGAGATCTTTTATGCTCATATACTTCAGGTGAATTTGGTGATGTGAAGTTAGCTCATGAAGGTGTGTTAAAGTGTGTTGGCCTTGGAGATGTTAATTTAGAGATGGCTAATGGTAGCAAGTTAACGTTATGTTTTGCGACTATACACATAATATGTGCAAATCTAAACAAAGCCgaattatttgagtttatcacCTGACATAAGTACTTGTGAGATTGTTTAACATAGTTtacaaaaacaacttatgacgtgttcataaactattttcggcttatttttcataagctcttcatATTAGTTTAGGTAAAGTTAGATGATAAAAATTTGactctattttatcttttttatttttgataacaTAGAGGGCCTAGGCCCGAAAAGAGAGACTACACTGGAATTAATAGAGGGGCCGCTATCCCCAACACATCAGCTAACCACACTAGATGACATTCCGAGGGACAAGCCTCGTAATAAGTGATATCTGAGTCAATAGTACACCCAATATTTGCAAGCACGTCTGCACATTTATTAGCTTCCTGATAAGTGTGCTTCACCATAACCTCCTATTCCTAATCCAATAACCTTTTAATTTGGTTGATTAACGCTCCACCTAGAGGGCTACCTTTCCCTTCCAAACGAAGTACACTATCCACCACGCTCGAATCCACATTCAACTCAATTCGAGTAAAACCAAGTTTTCTAGCATACCTCAATCCTTCAAGAACTCCCCATAGCTCCGCAACATACCTGCTACAAATACCCaatttttttgcaaaacctCCAAGCCAACCAACCACCATGGCTATCTCGAATCACCCCACCACACCCGGCTACACTCCCTTCCTTATAGGCTCCGTCTGTATTGAGCTTCACCCACCCTTCCAACGGAGTCTTCCAATAGATCATCACCTCAGTTCTCGCTACCTTGTTCGATACCGTGTTCATCATTACTTTTTGCTGGTACTGATTTATTTGCTTAGCAATGATTAATTCAAGTGTTGAAGGTCGTTGAAAATGGTCATCATGTTCAGCCATATTGCGCCACATCCAGATCACATGACAAGACGTTGCCCAGAAGTTCCTCCACATGATATCTTCCTTCCCGTTCGCCGAGCTGCACAAATTTAAAGATATCCATTGCTGTATATCGCCCAGAGAAAAATCAATTCTCATACTTTGATCTACCACATTCAACCAAAGTGGCATAACCAAAGGGCAGTCTCTAAGGACATGAAGTTCAGTTTCACTAATATCTCCACAGTAGTTGCACATAGCATGCCCTAATCCCATTCTATTCTTTTTGTGGTTAGTAATAAGCCTATCATGTAATGCTAACCAAATAAAACTTTTAACTCTCTCTGTAACATGTAAATTCCAGATTCTATTCCAAGGTGCATTGCCTTGCATATGTTTAAATCCACTAATAATACCATACATATCTGCTACTGAATAATTCACGCCATGTCCATTAGCTCCCTTCATCTCATCAGCTCCATAGTTTTCATGAAGAGGTGGTATAGCATGCAGCCTTAGCATAAACTCTGTAGGTACCAATCTTTAAAAAATCCCAGTTCCAACCACCTGTCGAAACTGTCAGGTCCACCAAGAGTATACTAGGTACTACCGAGCTTTATGCCAAGCTGGAGTGGTGCGTGAGCGTCCATCATTTATCACCCAAAAACAATAGTTATTCAATTGTGGAGCTAGTCTAACAACAGTCTTCCACAAAGTCGAATCAGTGAGTTTACTTCTCTCAAATAAATTTCCTTGTCTCCAGTATTTCCCTTTCAAGACATTACACCACAATTCATTGGGAGTGAATTGCATCTTCCAACCCCGTTGTAACCTTTGAATTTCATCAAGGCACGATCTCGGTATAACCGTCGTCATCATGGGATAaatattaaaagataaaattcaaacaaactccaacaacaccactacatattcaacacccaccatCATGCCTAGTGTGGGACTAGTTAAATGctcacattgcagtccttaacccagctctgataccatgttaaatatgtttggatctcatccccaaaatcTAGCTCATAGGGTGAGGTTGCCCGCAAATATTTATACACTCAACAGCCCGGGAACCTAAGGAATGTGGGACTTGGATTGGACACATTAATTATTTTCCCTTCTATCTTTGAACACATTCTCATTTTTTTCCTCCATCacccatttttattttccaGGCTCTCTCTCTTTTCGAACAAGgagtagataaaaaaaaaactatcaatttAAGGGGAGGAAATAGATTTTATCTTTATGGTTTCAGAAACTACTATGACatcttattattattgaaagtgGCATTGGATTGGTTTTATCTCAAtgcgaaaaagaaaaaagaaaaaaaattgaaagagaaaagaaaactgAAATAATGTTTTggaaaactcaaataaaaaaacacaacagaacaaatctttatttattttgctaTTGTTCAACATAatactcaaataaaataaaataaaacacatgGAAAGAGGAAATTAAGTGTGGTGAGCTGGGATCGAACCCGAATTTCCACATAAATATTGCAGGTCCTCACAATAAGACCAAATCAAAACATCAATAGCTTGCAGTAGTAATATTATTGATGTTGTTGGAGTTGCTCCTTGTAGTTGTGTCCAAGACTGAAGTGAAAGACCATGAAAGGATGTCATTTATTTGAAGAAACCCTGATGAACCAGATATACCAATCACAGCCATCTCTGGTAGCAACCATTTCAAATCAAGCATTTGAGAAAGTGTTGAAATTTCACCATCATCGTCAGTGACAACCACGGTCAAGGTACTAGAGGGAGAGTCATATATGATATTTACTTTCAGCAGTGTACCATACCCGTAGACCCATCTCCATTTCATTATTTTTGCTGAATATAATGAGTTTAGGTTAATACCAATATGTTCATAGTTTGGATCCCATGGATTGGCATAGTTGTCAAACTCTACACCAACAAATCTATTAAAAGCATTATTTGCATCAGCTACTCCGAGAAGGCCGTCTCGTGAGTTGTCCGGAATTGCAGCGTTTGCGGGGTCTGTAAGAAATAACACAAGCCCATCACCCGGCGCATGTCCATAGTTCCATACTTCGTATGAAAATGAAGTTTCAAAACTGCCAACGTTTCCGGTACTACTGTCCCAAATGGGCACTAGATATTTATACAAGACACGGCCTACAAGCGAACCACTTGGAAATGGATTGGGCAACGACAAGACACCACTGGTATCAATAAGGATACTTCCTAGGAAAGTTAGATCAGATTGATCATAGGTGAATTTGGTAATGTTGAAGTAAACCTTTTTTTGTGAATTAGCATTTTCTGCTGCTACCAAGAGAAAGAAAGTTACTAAGATGACAAAAACAAATTTGGATGAAAATAGTTTTTGAGTTGCAAGATTTGAGAAAGATAAAGCCATGGTACTGTCAACCTTTGATCGATGCTAGCTAGAGTTTGTGAATAAGGATTGTAAGTTTGtcacatatatattatttagtcAAATAAGGTGCAAATGATATGTGAGACAATTTTTTCCAACAAATTTCACCCTTATATTGAAAGTTTATCGGATTTTTATAACGCTAATAATTCTTagtgtttttaattatttattttgctaTAGTATGCAGATTAATCTATTTGATTTTGCAGGCCAATGTATGCCAAACTTAAACTATTGTATGGTAACTTGCTATAAAACCCATGTCTAGGCCAATACAGGTCAAACCTACAAAACCGGATATGGCTAgcacatatatattatattgtctTTATTGAGGTGAGGATGGCACGCCAATATATGCCAAACCTACAAAACTGATTTGTAAGGTGAGGAATGTTGTCACTTTATAAACCCATGGCCATGCTTTTTCATAtctgatgtgagacttcttaacccACCCTCTCACGCTCAGGCCCAACACTAAGTTGGGAATTGTTGTttgaattttatcttttaatatataaaagaaatatatatagcttatagcttatagaaAAACAGTTATAGCTTATAGAAAAGCAGTTATAATATGATAAACAGTTGTGCACACAACAAGAACAATAATGAAGGGCAAGAATTTGAAGAGAGTTAGATATACCTTGGATCCAGAAAGAAATTTGTGAGAATTAGAAAGAATTCAAACCAAATTGCACAGAAGATATATGCTCTGCAGCGGCAATGTTAGGTTTTCAGTTAGTTAATCgaaataattcaaattcaaaaaacaaaatacagaaaataaaattacgTTGTGCGCATGAAGAGCGTGAATGCATCATCGTTTTAAACTGAAATCTTTGGAAAATCATTGACTTCATAAAAAGTCAAGTGGATCGTTGGTGAAGAAAGGAGCCAGAGCCACGATAAGCGTTtcttttcaaacaaaaaaaaaagtttttcgtaagaattaaaaatattcgccgttgcc from Trifolium pratense cultivar HEN17-A07 linkage group LG1, ARS_RC_1.1, whole genome shotgun sequence includes these protein-coding regions:
- the LOC123920211 gene encoding small polypeptide DEVIL 4-like, whose amino-acid sequence is MKMGTIGGSKRSRLSSSSSRGLGGVLKEQRARLYIIRRCVVMLLCWHE
- the LOC123887999 gene encoding putative bark agglutinin LECRPA3 → MALSFSNLATQKLFSSKFVFVILVTFFLLVAAENANSQKKVYFNITKFTYDQSDLTFLGSILIDTSGVLSLPNPFPSGSLVGRVLYKYLVPIWDSSTGNVGSFETSFSYEVWNYGHAPGDGLVLFLTDPANAAIPDNSRDGLLGVADANNAFNRFVGVEFDNYANPWDPNYEHIGINLNSLYSAKIMKWRWVYGYGTLLKVNIIYDSPSSTLTVVVTDDDGEISTLSQMLDLKWLLPEMAVIGISGSSGFLQINDILSWSFTSVLDTTTRSNSNNINNITTASY